One part of the Corynebacterium sp. CNCTC7651 genome encodes these proteins:
- a CDS encoding septum formation initiator family protein codes for MTTPVTPSSGPAKSPRRGRAPRSVPVASREQARQEQKEAKKRRRKAKPSLWRQDVASTGILIAVILIVLVAIAVPLRNYYEGRGEIARAQASIQALEAQKRQLESDIARYQDPEYIRQEARRRLGVLEEGETAWRIIDPRMTQAPNITTDQIPDTRPWQEVLWDSLRELPEAEAPESPTPAAIDLSEAPENPAAPAEAPPEQPAVEDAPPAPEENPEAPTPAPAPQ; via the coding sequence ATGACCACTCCAGTCACACCCTCCTCCGGGCCGGCGAAATCCCCGCGCCGCGGCCGCGCGCCGCGAAGCGTGCCGGTAGCCTCCCGCGAGCAGGCGCGGCAGGAGCAAAAGGAAGCGAAAAAGCGCCGCAGGAAGGCCAAGCCCTCCCTGTGGAGGCAGGACGTAGCATCGACCGGCATCCTCATCGCAGTGATCTTAATTGTGCTGGTGGCTATCGCTGTGCCGCTGCGCAACTACTACGAGGGCCGCGGCGAAATCGCACGCGCGCAAGCCTCAATCCAGGCGCTGGAGGCGCAGAAACGTCAGCTCGAATCCGATATCGCCCGCTACCAGGACCCGGAATACATCCGGCAGGAAGCCCGCCGCCGCCTCGGTGTGCTGGAGGAGGGTGAGACCGCATGGCGCATCATCGACCCGCGCATGACCCAGGCCCCCAACATCACCACAGACCAGATCCCAGACACCCGCCCGTGGCAGGAAGTGCTGTGGGATTCCCTGCGCGAGCTCCCAGAGGCCGAAGCTCCCGAATCCCCCACGCCAGCCGCAATCGATCTTTCAGAGGCACCCGAAAACCCCGCCGCGCCCGCGGAAGCTCCGCCGGAGCAGCCCGCAGTAGAGGATGCCCCGCCGGCACCCGAAGAAAATCCCGAAGCCCCCACGCCCGCACCCGCACCGCAGTAG
- the eno gene encoding phosphopyruvate hydratase, with the protein MSDIIHVYSREIMDSRGNPTVEAEVFLDDGAHGIAAVPSGASTGEHEAHELRDGDERYGGKGVRKAVENVNEAIADAVAGLEADDQRLVDNAMIELDGTDNKKNLGANAILGVSMANAKAAAESAGLPLYRYIGGPNAHVLPVPMMNILNGGAHADSGVDVQEFMIAPIGADSFHEALRMGAEVYHTLKSVIKGKNLSTGLGDEGGFAPSVESTKAALDLIAEAIEKSGYKLGDDVALALDVASSEFYNDGVYNFEGGQHSAEEMAKVYADLVEQYPIVSIEDPLDENDWEGYTKLTADLGQKVQIVGDDFFVTNPQRLARGIEEKAANALLVKVNQIGTLTETFDAVELAHRNGYRTMMSHRSGETEDTTIADLAVALGCGQIKTGAPARSERVAKYNQLLRIEQELGDAAAYAGRAAFPRFK; encoded by the coding sequence ATGTCTGACATCATTCACGTTTACTCCCGTGAGATCATGGACTCCCGCGGTAACCCCACCGTTGAGGCGGAGGTCTTCCTCGACGACGGTGCCCACGGCATCGCCGCAGTGCCGTCCGGCGCTTCTACCGGTGAGCACGAGGCGCACGAGCTGCGTGATGGCGATGAGCGCTACGGCGGCAAGGGCGTGCGCAAGGCTGTAGAGAACGTCAACGAGGCTATCGCCGACGCGGTTGCGGGCCTCGAGGCGGATGACCAGCGCTTGGTGGATAACGCCATGATTGAGCTGGACGGCACCGACAACAAGAAGAACCTTGGCGCGAACGCGATCCTGGGTGTCTCCATGGCCAACGCGAAGGCTGCTGCGGAGTCCGCAGGCCTGCCGCTCTACCGCTACATCGGCGGCCCGAACGCGCACGTGCTGCCGGTGCCGATGATGAACATTCTTAACGGTGGCGCACACGCTGACTCTGGTGTGGACGTGCAGGAGTTCATGATCGCCCCGATCGGCGCTGACTCCTTCCACGAGGCACTGCGCATGGGCGCTGAGGTATACCACACCCTGAAGTCCGTGATCAAGGGCAAGAACCTCTCCACCGGCTTGGGCGATGAGGGCGGCTTCGCCCCGTCCGTCGAGTCCACCAAGGCTGCGCTGGATCTCATCGCAGAGGCGATTGAGAAGTCCGGCTACAAGCTGGGCGACGATGTCGCCCTAGCTCTCGACGTCGCTTCCTCCGAGTTCTACAACGATGGCGTGTACAACTTCGAGGGCGGCCAGCACTCCGCAGAGGAGATGGCGAAGGTCTACGCCGACCTGGTAGAGCAGTACCCGATCGTCTCCATCGAGGACCCGCTGGATGAGAATGACTGGGAGGGCTACACCAAGCTCACCGCTGATCTGGGCCAGAAGGTGCAGATCGTGGGCGATGACTTCTTCGTCACCAACCCGCAGCGCCTCGCCCGCGGCATCGAGGAGAAGGCTGCGAACGCCCTCCTGGTGAAGGTGAACCAGATCGGTACCCTCACCGAGACCTTCGACGCTGTGGAGCTCGCGCACCGCAACGGCTACCGCACCATGATGTCCCACCGCTCAGGCGAGACCGAGGACACCACCATCGCCGATCTCGCTGTGGCTCTCGGCTGCGGCCAGATCAAGACCGGTGCGCCGGCACGTTCGGAGCGCGTGGCCAAGTACAACCAGCTGCTGCGCATCGAGCAGGAGCTGGGCGACGCTGCTGCGTACGCTGGCCGCGCTGCCTTCCCGCGCTTCAAGTAA
- a CDS encoding lytic transglycosylase domain-containing protein, with the protein MTTRRSQRVARGCGCAGVLAATLAFVLVIALVAWALSLAQEPVQREPLEPVPVEIPPAAAPAPPYIDVHAPGRTADALTEWSLPISNSTRISGQALRAYANAELIAAEAWPGCNLHWNTLAGIGWVETRHGTYTGRSFDPARLNDFGIPEPNIVGPALNGTQGFARIDDTDNGALDGDTEFDRAVGPMQFIPESWARYGRDADGDGVPNPQQIDDAALSAANLLCAYGRDLSTEEGWRQAVLSYNHSNDYLVKVRDAAANYARMQPAHR; encoded by the coding sequence ATGACAACCCGGCGCAGCCAACGTGTGGCCCGGGGCTGCGGCTGCGCCGGAGTCCTCGCGGCCACGCTGGCATTTGTGCTGGTAATCGCCCTCGTTGCGTGGGCGCTCTCGCTCGCCCAAGAGCCCGTCCAGCGCGAACCGCTGGAGCCCGTGCCGGTAGAAATCCCGCCTGCCGCCGCGCCCGCGCCCCCGTACATCGACGTGCACGCGCCGGGCCGCACCGCGGACGCGCTCACGGAGTGGTCCCTCCCCATCTCCAACAGCACGCGCATCTCCGGCCAGGCACTCCGTGCGTACGCCAACGCGGAACTCATCGCCGCGGAGGCGTGGCCGGGCTGCAACCTGCACTGGAACACGCTCGCCGGCATCGGCTGGGTGGAAACCCGCCACGGCACCTACACCGGCCGCAGCTTCGACCCCGCGCGCCTCAACGACTTCGGCATTCCGGAGCCGAACATCGTGGGCCCCGCGCTCAACGGCACGCAGGGCTTCGCGCGTATCGACGACACCGATAACGGCGCCCTCGACGGAGACACCGAATTCGACCGTGCGGTGGGCCCGATGCAGTTCATCCCCGAGTCTTGGGCGCGCTACGGCCGCGACGCGGACGGGGACGGCGTGCCCAACCCTCAGCAGATCGACGACGCCGCACTCTCCGCCGCGAACCTGCTCTGCGCTTACGGGCGCGACCTCTCAACGGAAGAAGGCTGGCGCCAGGCAGTGCTTTCGTATAACCATTCCAACGATTACCTGGTAAAAGTGCGTGATGCCGCTGCCAACTACGCCAGGATGCAACCCGCGCACCGCTGA
- a CDS encoding MazG nucleotide pyrophosphohydrolase domain-containing protein, with protein MTVLVLDPRWPAMVPLDVSRQIRGPVTFTDDVPADVRALFVDIPAGEPWLITTDPDAARAHATTADPDVLKVPSLEDSVFQAVQVMHAARTRGEWERSMTHTSLIPFLKEETQELAEAIEQHASDQHLKKELSDVLLQVLFHAEIAQERSAFDFGDVAQAFVQKMQSRAPYLFDGSTGLVDVATQDRLWAEGKARER; from the coding sequence ATGACGGTCCTCGTGCTTGACCCCCGCTGGCCTGCGATGGTGCCGCTCGACGTGTCGCGGCAAATCCGTGGCCCCGTCACGTTCACGGACGACGTTCCTGCCGACGTAAGAGCACTGTTCGTCGACATCCCGGCGGGCGAGCCCTGGCTCATCACCACGGACCCCGATGCCGCCCGCGCACACGCAACCACCGCCGACCCCGACGTCCTCAAAGTCCCCTCCCTCGAAGACTCGGTCTTCCAGGCAGTCCAAGTGATGCACGCCGCGCGCACGCGAGGGGAGTGGGAACGGTCGATGACCCACACGTCGCTCATCCCGTTCCTCAAGGAAGAAACTCAAGAGCTCGCGGAAGCGATCGAGCAGCACGCCAGCGACCAACACCTCAAAAAAGAACTTTCCGACGTCCTCCTCCAAGTCCTCTTCCACGCGGAGATCGCCCAAGAGCGCAGCGCGTTTGATTTCGGCGACGTGGCGCAGGCGTTCGTGCAAAAGATGCAGTCCCGTGCCCCGTACTTGTTCGACGGGTCCACGGGACTTGTTGATGTGGCGACGCAGGATCGCCTCTGGGCCGAGGGGAAGGCCCGGGAGCGCTAA
- the dnaG gene encoding DNA primase, whose product MARGRIPDSDIEAIRERAAIEDIVGEYVQLKPAGHDSLKGLSPFKDEKTPSFHVRPARGYFHCFSTGKGGDVFTFLMEMEQLTFPEAVEAVADQIGYRINYQGGSTGARDVKPGTRARLLAANKAAHEFYRQQLETPQAERGRNFLLDRGFTREHIYHFECGYAPDGWDTLTKHLLRKGFDVQELQDAGLSSMGKRGPIDKFRRRLLWPIKDAAGNVIGFGARKLYDDDPMGKYINTQDTLLYHKSKVLFGLDLAKKHIATNHQAVIVEGYTDVMAMHAAGVKTAVASCGTAFGTDHLQTIRRLMLDDNFFRGELIYTFDGDEAGQKAAMRAFAGDQQFTGQSFVSVAPDGMDPCDLRLAKGDAAVRDLVADRVPMLEFVLESILADYPLDSAEGRLQALRRTVPIVAEVNDPVLRTEYARRLAGWVGWANPDEVVQQVREESKKPKQGPRFSTKPQTQPSRSTQSPQPGSAPALVAPNPNDPILWPQREALKAALQYPGKAGTYFDGIHPDAFTNLAYHQVREAITAAGGVAAGATAAASGSQTPPGSHTAPNNDGEADPNWIAAVAGEMRDFAGRNLVSELAVEPVHADNIDVYIDSVLSRLQEVRVGDQIAQLKAQLQRMRPSDDEQAYNALFSDLLALEQARRDLNTRALRSTPPGT is encoded by the coding sequence ATGGCACGGGGAAGAATTCCGGATAGCGATATTGAGGCTATCCGCGAGCGCGCGGCAATCGAGGACATTGTCGGCGAATACGTGCAGCTCAAGCCCGCCGGGCACGACTCCTTGAAGGGCTTGAGCCCCTTCAAGGACGAAAAAACGCCCTCGTTCCACGTGCGCCCCGCGCGCGGCTATTTCCACTGCTTCTCCACCGGCAAGGGCGGGGACGTGTTCACGTTCCTCATGGAGATGGAGCAGCTCACGTTCCCCGAGGCGGTCGAGGCGGTCGCGGACCAAATCGGCTACCGCATCAACTACCAGGGCGGCTCCACCGGCGCCCGCGACGTCAAGCCCGGCACCCGCGCCCGCCTGCTCGCCGCCAACAAGGCCGCACACGAGTTCTACCGCCAGCAGCTGGAGACCCCGCAGGCGGAGCGCGGCCGCAATTTCCTGCTGGACCGCGGCTTCACGCGCGAGCACATCTACCACTTCGAGTGCGGCTACGCCCCGGACGGCTGGGACACGCTGACGAAGCACCTGCTGCGCAAAGGCTTCGACGTCCAGGAACTCCAGGACGCGGGCTTAAGCTCCATGGGCAAGCGCGGCCCCATCGACAAATTCCGCCGCCGCCTGCTGTGGCCCATCAAGGACGCGGCCGGCAACGTCATCGGCTTCGGGGCACGCAAGCTTTACGACGATGACCCGATGGGCAAATACATCAACACCCAGGACACGCTGCTGTACCACAAGTCCAAAGTCCTCTTCGGGCTGGATTTGGCGAAGAAGCACATCGCCACCAACCACCAGGCGGTGATCGTGGAGGGCTACACCGACGTGATGGCCATGCACGCCGCCGGTGTGAAAACCGCCGTGGCCTCCTGCGGTACCGCCTTCGGCACAGACCACCTGCAGACCATCCGCCGCCTCATGCTGGACGATAACTTCTTCCGCGGCGAGCTCATCTACACCTTCGACGGCGATGAGGCCGGCCAGAAAGCCGCCATGCGCGCCTTCGCGGGCGACCAGCAGTTCACCGGCCAGAGCTTCGTGTCCGTGGCCCCCGACGGCATGGACCCCTGCGATCTGCGCCTGGCCAAGGGCGACGCCGCCGTACGCGACCTGGTGGCGGACCGCGTGCCCATGCTCGAGTTCGTCCTCGAGTCCATCCTGGCCGATTACCCCCTCGATTCCGCCGAGGGCCGCCTCCAGGCTTTGCGACGCACCGTGCCCATCGTCGCCGAGGTCAACGATCCGGTTCTGCGCACCGAGTACGCCCGCCGCCTAGCCGGCTGGGTGGGCTGGGCCAACCCGGACGAGGTGGTGCAGCAGGTCCGCGAGGAGTCCAAGAAACCGAAGCAGGGCCCCCGCTTTTCGACGAAACCCCAGACCCAACCTTCCCGCAGCACCCAGTCACCGCAACCCGGCAGCGCCCCGGCACTTGTCGCGCCCAACCCGAACGACCCGATTCTCTGGCCCCAGCGCGAAGCTTTGAAGGCCGCACTGCAGTATCCGGGCAAGGCGGGCACCTACTTCGACGGCATCCACCCCGATGCCTTCACAAATCTCGCCTACCACCAGGTCCGCGAGGCAATCACCGCCGCCGGCGGCGTTGCCGCGGGTGCCACTGCCGCCGCATCCGGCAGCCAGACCCCACCCGGCAGCCACACCGCCCCGAACAACGACGGCGAAGCCGATCCCAACTGGATCGCCGCCGTGGCCGGGGAGATGCGAGACTTCGCCGGCCGCAACTTGGTTTCGGAGCTCGCCGTCGAGCCCGTCCACGCCGACAACATCGATGTCTACATCGATTCCGTGCTTTCCCGCCTCCAGGAGGTCCGCGTGGGCGACCAGATCGCCCAGCTCAAGGCGCAACTGCAGCGCATGCGCCCGTCAGACGACGAGCAGGCCTACAACGCGCTCTTCTCAGACCTCCTGGCCCTCGAGCAGGCCCGCCGCGACTTGAACACCCGCGCTCTGCGCTCCACCCCGCCCGGAACCTAA
- a CDS encoding ribonuclease domain-containing protein yields MAACLLLGGCGVLEASGSTPSGLPACGRLPAEATSTIELVKAGGPFPYPDNDDKRFGNYEGVLPDEKLGYYREYTVETPGLGHRGARRVITGGGTDGVVDSWFYTADHYESFCEIVGEGQRG; encoded by the coding sequence CTGGCGGCGTGCCTGCTGCTGGGCGGGTGCGGGGTTCTGGAGGCGTCCGGGTCGACACCGTCCGGGCTCCCCGCTTGCGGGCGCTTGCCGGCGGAAGCTACGAGCACCATCGAGTTAGTGAAGGCCGGCGGGCCGTTCCCCTACCCGGACAACGATGACAAGCGATTTGGCAACTACGAGGGCGTACTTCCGGACGAGAAATTGGGCTACTACCGCGAATACACCGTGGAAACGCCGGGGCTAGGCCACCGCGGGGCACGGCGCGTGATTACGGGCGGCGGTACTGACGGTGTGGTGGACAGCTGGTTCTACACGGCGGACCACTACGAATCGTTCTGCGAGATTGTTGGGGAGGGGCAACGTGGATAA